In a genomic window of Ranitomeya imitator isolate aRanImi1 chromosome 5, aRanImi1.pri, whole genome shotgun sequence:
- the LOC138680880 gene encoding probable G-protein coupled receptor 148: MLIDYANCTTYASNLSSPITSNVSFNNSITQCISESASVMWTFLIPSAIFSIVTLLVNPMILVSILKKDTLRKETRYILLANVMVSDLIFILFNSIISTCNIIRWCLNKAVCSSMIVFTFAAYTSCVLTFTAMVVDTYIAICFPLHYYSLLSMQRTRKILLAIWIFSTLLPLVVFFISETLEGNFQEVQNVCLLLYHGPNQKKNNLVTVVCAIAIFFLLICSVMIIYFYIKLYTMTRKSGIWVNRFSRARITLLTHSILLCLYIVPAFILTAEIMMFKNRLIGMDARIWISACNNGLMMMMPRALSPLLYGLRYRELSATIKQWFTRNRVRTDSCR; this comes from the coding sequence ATGCTCATAGATTATGCCAACTGCACAACATATGCCTCCAACCTATCGTCACCGATCACATCCAATGTTTCCTTCAACAATAGCATAACACAATGCATTTCCGAATCCGCCTCTGTGATGTGGACATTTCTAATTCCATCAGCCATCTTCAGCATTGTCACCTTACTGGTCAACCCAATGATCCTTGTTAGCATACTAAAGAAGGACACTCTACGCAAAGAGACTAGGTACATTCTTCTGGCCAATGTGATGGTTTCAGACCTCATCTTTATTTTGTTTAACTCAATCATCTCTACATGTAATATTATCCGATGGTGTCTGAACAAGGCTGTCTGTTCTTCAATGATTGTCTTCACATTTGCAGCCTATACcagttgtgttttgacttttacagCCATGGTAGTCGATACATATATAGCCATTTGTTTCCCCTTACATTATTATTCTCTTCTCTCAATGCAACGGACAAGGAAGATATTATTGGCCATATGGATTTTTTCCACTTTGCTCCCCTTGGTAGTATTTTTCATATCTGAAACACTTGAAGGAAACTTTCAAGAAGTTCAAAATGTCTGCCTTTTGCTGTACCATGGTCCTAaccaaaagaaaaataatttaGTGACTGTAGTCTGTGCCATAGCCATATTTTTCTTATTGATTTGTTCTGTaatgattatttatttttacataaagTTATACACAATGACACGGAAGTCAGGAATCTGGGTAAACCGCTTCTCCAGAGCTCGAATCACTCTACTGACGCACTCCATCCTGCTGTGTCTTTATATCGTCCCTGCTTTTATCCTGACAGCGGAAATCATGATGTTCAAAAACAGACTTATTGGCATGGATGCAAGAATATGGATATCTGCTTgtaataatggacttatgatgatgATGCCAAGAGCCTTGTCACCCCTACTATATGGACTTCGTTACCGAGAGTTATCTGCCACAATAAAACAATGGTTTACTCGAAACAGAGTGCGCACAGATTCATGTAGATGA